A single Arachidicoccus sp. BS20 DNA region contains:
- a CDS encoding uroporphyrinogen-III synthase, whose translation MNKFVKILSTKTIPADLLQQAKSANIIIDTISFIETKPIADFSTIAKIKQFSGEKIIAIFTSVNSVDAVFSQLNTKPDWKIFCTSGATKNALLNYVSEGIIVGAEHNASGLADKILLDKEINSYIFFCGNQRLNTLPDKLLKHNIHLEEVIVYETISSPETINEFYNGILFFSPSAVESFFSVNKIDTQTVLFSVGKTTTKAIRRFTNNTIITAVFPSAESVVKETRAFDFHSD comes from the coding sequence ATGAACAAATTCGTCAAAATATTAAGTACAAAAACGATTCCCGCAGACTTGCTTCAACAAGCAAAATCGGCGAATATTATTATTGATACGATTAGTTTTATTGAAACAAAACCTATTGCTGATTTTTCAACAATAGCCAAAATCAAACAATTTTCCGGCGAAAAAATTATTGCTATTTTCACAAGTGTAAATTCGGTAGATGCAGTTTTTTCTCAATTAAATACAAAGCCCGATTGGAAAATATTCTGCACTTCGGGCGCAACAAAAAATGCATTGCTGAATTATGTGAGTGAAGGAATAATTGTAGGTGCCGAACATAATGCTTCGGGGTTAGCAGACAAAATTTTATTAGACAAAGAAATAAATTCGTACATATTTTTTTGTGGTAACCAACGCCTGAATACCTTGCCCGATAAGCTTTTGAAACATAATATACATTTGGAAGAAGTAATTGTGTACGAAACGATTTCATCTCCGGAAACGATAAATGAATTTTATAATGGCATCTTATTTTTCAGTCCGAGTGCGGTGGAAAGTTTTTTTTCTGTAAATAAAATTGATACTCAAACGGTTTTGTTTTCCGTAGGAAAAACAACTACAAAAGCGATTAGAAGATTTACCAATAATACAATTATTACAGCCGTTTTCCCAAGCGCCGAGAGTGTGGTAAAAGAAACAAGAGCTTTTGATTTTCACTCTGATTAG
- a CDS encoding SatD family protein: protein MIAVLTGDIIHSEKQQKSSWLKALKKVLSSFGKSPKDWEIYRGDEFQLQLPDAKEALLAALRIKSYIKSVENIDARIAIGLGDKTINAAKVTESNGSAFVNSGRLLDDLKKEKTSLALASGNDDFDKEMNLMLRLALVSIDSWSAVSAEIVYLFLSNPKLQQTEVAQQLEIRQSAVSQRLRRANYDLLVALIDFYQQKIQSL from the coding sequence ATGATAGCCGTTTTAACAGGAGATATTATCCATTCCGAAAAACAACAGAAATCCTCATGGTTGAAGGCTTTGAAAAAAGTTTTATCATCTTTTGGTAAGTCGCCGAAGGATTGGGAAATCTATCGCGGCGATGAATTTCAGTTGCAGTTGCCCGATGCGAAAGAAGCTTTACTTGCCGCACTTCGGATAAAATCGTACATCAAATCCGTTGAAAATATAGACGCGCGCATCGCCATCGGTTTGGGCGATAAAACCATAAATGCCGCAAAAGTTACGGAATCCAACGGTTCGGCTTTTGTAAATTCCGGGCGCTTGTTAGATGATTTGAAAAAAGAAAAAACAAGTCTTGCCCTTGCTTCTGGCAACGATGACTTTGATAAAGAAATGAACTTAATGCTGCGGCTGGCATTGGTCAGTATTGACAGTTGGTCGGCGGTTTCGGCGGAAATAGTTTATTTGTTTTTAAGCAATCCAAAGTTGCAGCAAACGGAAGTTGCGCAGCAATTAGAAATCCGGCAATCCGCTGTGAGCCAGCGTTTGCGGCGGGCGAATTATGATTTGCTGGTGGCTCTGATTGATTTTTACCAACAAAAAATCCAATCGTTATGA
- the hemA gene encoding glutamyl-tRNA reductase, which translates to MDIQHFYITGINYKKTDVNIRGKFALNEEQYSSILQKANDNGLENVFVLSTCNRTEIYGVASSSRELKSLLCEEAEGDINVFEEISYTKKGKDAIEHLFSVASGLDSQILGDYEIVGQMKQAVRIAKSNGNIGAFMERLTNTVFESSKAIKNQTDFSGGTVSVAFAAIQFIKYHCTDISNQKILIIGTGKIGRNTCKNLVDYLGTKNITLINRSADKAKELADELQLQFAPYEQLYEKANEADIIVVATNAQQPVLYKNDLKNNDKKILIDLSIPNNIDVALKERPHTIMVNVDDLSKMNDATLQMREREIPKVKSIIGEYMDEFYDWYKMRRNAPFIRAAKKSLSDINVCPWYQTLKPEALQTEAQQEEAVQNAVKKLAVKMREQHSAPGCTYIEALHDFIAHHPEKSEA; encoded by the coding sequence ATGGACATTCAACATTTTTACATTACAGGCATCAACTATAAAAAAACAGATGTAAACATTCGAGGAAAGTTTGCGCTGAATGAAGAACAATATTCTTCCATTTTACAAAAGGCTAACGACAACGGATTAGAGAACGTATTTGTGCTTTCTACCTGCAACAGAACCGAAATTTATGGCGTTGCATCTTCGTCGAGAGAGTTGAAATCGCTTTTGTGCGAAGAAGCCGAAGGCGACATCAATGTTTTTGAAGAAATATCATATACTAAGAAAGGAAAAGATGCTATTGAGCATCTTTTTTCAGTTGCGTCGGGCTTGGATTCACAAATACTCGGCGATTATGAAATTGTAGGACAAATGAAGCAAGCTGTACGCATTGCAAAATCAAACGGCAATATTGGTGCATTCATGGAAAGGCTTACCAATACTGTATTTGAATCGTCCAAAGCCATTAAAAACCAAACGGATTTCAGTGGTGGTACGGTGTCTGTCGCGTTTGCCGCAATACAGTTTATCAAATATCATTGTACTGATATTTCCAATCAAAAAATATTGATTATCGGCACAGGTAAAATCGGGAGAAATACCTGTAAAAATCTGGTCGATTATCTCGGTACAAAAAATATTACGCTCATCAATAGAAGTGCTGATAAAGCCAAAGAACTTGCGGATGAATTGCAACTTCAATTTGCACCTTATGAACAACTTTACGAGAAGGCAAATGAAGCCGACATCATTGTTGTAGCAACTAATGCGCAACAACCTGTGCTGTATAAAAATGATTTGAAGAATAACGATAAAAAGATATTAATCGACCTTTCCATTCCCAATAATATTGACGTTGCATTGAAAGAAAGACCGCACACTATTATGGTCAATGTGGACGACCTTTCCAAAATGAATGACGCTACTTTACAAATGCGTGAGCGCGAAATTCCGAAAGTAAAAAGCATTATCGGAGAATATATGGATGAATTTTACGATTGGTACAAAATGCGCCGAAACGCACCATTCATAAGAGCTGCAAAAAAATCCTTGTCCGATATTAATGTTTGTCCCTGGTATCAAACATTGAAGCCCGAAGCTTTGCAAACCGAAGCGCAACAGGAAGAAGCCGTGCAAAATGCAGTAAAAAAATTAGCCGTAAAGATGCGCGAACAACATAGTGCACCCGGCTGTACTTACATCGAAGCGCTGCACGATTTTATTGCTCATCATCCCGAAAAAAGCGAAGCATGA
- a CDS encoding BlaI/MecI/CopY family transcriptional regulator, whose protein sequence is MKLTKTEEQLMEYIWREKKVFMKDLIDCFDEPKPAPTTVATLLKRMQEKGFVAYKTFGNSRQYYPLVTKASYFSKYVNGIIEQFFDNSPLQFASFFTQSGKLSKKELESLKNIIDEQIKKKKS, encoded by the coding sequence ATGAAACTGACAAAAACAGAAGAGCAATTAATGGAATATATCTGGCGCGAAAAGAAAGTTTTTATGAAAGACTTAATCGATTGTTTCGACGAACCGAAACCTGCGCCTACAACAGTTGCGACTTTGCTAAAACGTATGCAGGAAAAAGGTTTCGTGGCATACAAAACTTTCGGCAATTCGCGGCAATATTATCCTTTGGTAACGAAAGCGAGCTATTTTTCAAAGTATGTGAACGGCATTATTGAACAGTTTTTTGACAACTCGCCTTTGCAGTTCGCATCGTTTTTCACACAATCGGGAAAACTGTCGAAAAAAGAACTGGAAAGTTTGAAGAATATTATTGATGAACAGATTAAAAAGAAAAAATCATGA
- a CDS encoding M56 family metallopeptidase translates to MITYFIKCVVCSGLLLGVYALFLEREKMHRFNRLYLLAAWIVSWFIPLITFKMQAPKVVEQIQHTVLPATNNFVPNFVPEQSSEILMNTEVQQTSINYLPMILWSIYGIVTLILLIRFVMNMAQINRLIRKNVVQKFADYSLVLVPNNAVSFSFFNYIFPAESDYENGQIEHSIFLHEMVHARKMHSIDILFMELCKVFLWFNPSIFLYKRAIQLNHEFLADEVVVENNNVVNYQNLLLSKITQIPISQLVSSSNYSITKKRFIMMTKRTKRIKAMCLKLGIIPVAGIMIFGFSKKVVTNPKATAQKDFSETVVPFATNDENDSDIVSAYKTLYNSIIQKGKADNGYDSIHYDGSRSQFLRLQSMYQSMDASQKAKVGTDTLPIFAIIALDNPHTYPKQQRPTETQIKKWSAHPELWAIWYNDERIKNTDLKNYSKNELAHYRVDALAEYIRPKMGYNVEIHIYDQAHYEESTKGYQRWQDPIRGTEFHKIPITKTVIENGVKKSFTPPTVVKDANYKVPSPPPYPYIKGKPINPPMPPKYIVSKDNISEEQYESFTYMLRSTWSRKDLPNGKYERGYNIDKETLEKLYPLYEKMSAEQKVGIIKIPSPDELKSSSDNKIFIIPSIRLIN, encoded by the coding sequence ATGATTACTTATTTCATTAAATGCGTTGTATGTTCGGGCTTGTTGCTCGGCGTATATGCGCTGTTCTTGGAAAGAGAAAAGATGCACAGGTTCAACAGACTTTATTTGTTGGCGGCGTGGATTGTTTCCTGGTTCATTCCGTTGATCACATTTAAAATGCAGGCGCCGAAAGTTGTGGAACAAATACAGCACACAGTATTGCCTGCGACTAATAATTTCGTTCCGAATTTTGTTCCGGAACAATCTTCTGAAATATTGATGAATACTGAGGTTCAGCAAACTTCGATTAATTATTTGCCAATGATTCTTTGGAGTATTTACGGAATTGTTACTTTGATTCTGTTGATAAGATTTGTGATGAACATGGCTCAAATCAACAGATTGATTCGTAAAAATGTTGTTCAAAAATTTGCCGATTATTCTTTGGTACTTGTCCCGAATAATGCCGTTTCATTTTCATTTTTCAACTATATTTTTCCGGCGGAAAGCGATTATGAAAACGGACAAATAGAACACAGTATTTTTCTGCACGAAATGGTTCATGCAAGAAAAATGCACAGCATAGACATTTTGTTCATGGAACTGTGCAAAGTGTTTCTTTGGTTCAATCCTTCCATTTTTTTATATAAAAGAGCAATTCAGTTAAATCATGAATTTCTTGCGGATGAAGTTGTGGTTGAAAACAACAATGTTGTTAATTATCAAAATCTTCTTCTTTCAAAAATTACACAGATACCTATTTCGCAATTGGTCAGCAGTTCAAATTATTCCATCACTAAAAAACGTTTTATTATGATGACGAAAAGAACAAAACGCATTAAAGCAATGTGTTTAAAGCTCGGTATTATTCCGGTTGCCGGAATAATGATTTTCGGGTTTAGCAAAAAAGTAGTTACAAATCCAAAAGCCACAGCACAAAAGGATTTCAGCGAAACAGTAGTACCATTTGCAACAAATGATGAGAATGATTCGGATATTGTTTCAGCTTATAAAACTTTATATAATTCTATAATACAAAAGGGGAAAGCGGATAACGGATATGATTCGATTCATTACGACGGAAGCAGGAGTCAATTTTTAAGACTTCAAAGTATGTATCAATCTATGGACGCTTCTCAAAAAGCGAAAGTTGGTACTGATACTTTGCCGATATTTGCAATTATCGCACTTGACAATCCCCACACTTATCCGAAACAGCAGAGACCAACTGAAACCCAAATCAAAAAGTGGTCAGCTCATCCAGAGTTGTGGGCTATCTGGTATAATGATGAAAGAATTAAAAACACAGATTTAAAAAATTATAGCAAAAACGAATTGGCTCATTATCGTGTTGATGCACTTGCAGAATACATAAGACCGAAAATGGGCTACAACGTAGAAATTCATATTTACGACCAAGCCCATTATGAAGAAAGCACAAAAGGCTATCAAAGATGGCAAGACCCAATTCGAGGTACGGAATTTCATAAGATACCTATAACAAAAACAGTTATTGAAAATGGAGTGAAGAAATCTTTTACGCCACCGACAGTTGTGAAAGATGCAAATTATAAAGTTCCGTCTCCTCCACCGTATCCATACATTAAAGGGAAACCAATTAATCCGCCCATGCCTCCAAAATACATTGTGAGTAAGGATAACATATCTGAAGAGCAATACGAATCTTTTACATATATGCTTCGTTCAACATGGTCGAGAAAAGATTTGCCTAATGGCAAATATGAAAGAGGTTATAATATAGATAAAGAAACATTGGAAAAATTATACCCACTTTATGAAAAGATGTCGGCAGAACAAAAAGTTGGTATCATCAAAATACCTTCGCCTGATGAATTAAAATCTTCATCCGATAATAAAATTTTTATAATTCCATCAATTAGATTAATTAACTGA
- a CDS encoding efflux RND transporter periplasmic adaptor subunit — protein MKSINKIYVPVFAVMLAGTALQSCGNAKSEKASDATTDSSSSAVTVNAFKLTQGKLSNSLTMPGELIAFQNVDIYAKVSSFVKKLYVDVGSQVSQGQLLAVMEAPEINAQLDAANSRVEAQKAIYLSDKATYDRLLETSKTPGTVSPNELEIADAKQKSDYAQYQSALAAVKEVSDNRNYLEIRAPFSGVITARNVSAGAFVATAGAGAALPIFTLQEQKKLRLVVDVPQSSAGTLHLNDKVSFTVKSLPGETFNAKVSRLAGALDSRLRSQHIEADVENDDKILLPGMVAEVSMPLSNKTNKTSFVIPKTALLNSTLGIYVIKVENGKTVWIPVATGGENDSAVAVFGNGLNENDTLVKNVTEEVRNGAELKGKLSVQ, from the coding sequence ATGAAATCCATTAATAAAATTTATGTTCCCGTTTTTGCTGTAATGCTTGCAGGTACAGCGTTGCAAAGCTGCGGCAATGCAAAATCAGAAAAGGCTTCCGATGCAACGACAGACAGCTCTTCGAGCGCCGTTACCGTCAATGCTTTTAAGCTGACTCAGGGCAAACTATCCAATTCTTTAACAATGCCAGGCGAATTGATTGCATTTCAAAACGTGGATATTTATGCCAAAGTCAGCAGTTTTGTAAAGAAACTGTATGTCGATGTGGGAAGTCAGGTATCGCAAGGACAATTGCTCGCTGTGATGGAAGCACCGGAAATAAATGCGCAATTAGATGCAGCCAACTCGCGCGTGGAAGCACAGAAAGCGATTTATCTTTCCGATAAAGCAACGTATGACAGATTGTTGGAAACAAGTAAAACGCCCGGAACGGTTTCGCCGAACGAATTGGAAATTGCCGATGCAAAACAAAAATCGGATTACGCACAATATCAATCTGCATTGGCTGCGGTAAAAGAAGTGAGCGACAATCGTAATTATCTTGAAATAAGAGCGCCATTCAGCGGCGTTATCACGGCGCGCAATGTGAGCGCAGGCGCATTTGTGGCGACGGCAGGTGCAGGTGCAGCGCTTCCTATTTTTACATTGCAGGAACAAAAGAAATTGCGCTTGGTAGTGGACGTTCCGCAAAGCAGCGCGGGAACTTTGCACTTGAACGATAAAGTTAGTTTTACTGTAAAATCCTTGCCGGGAGAGACTTTCAATGCAAAAGTGTCAAGGCTTGCAGGTGCGCTGGACAGCAGGCTTCGTTCACAGCACATCGAAGCCGATGTTGAAAACGACGATAAAATTTTATTACCAGGGATGGTTGCGGAAGTATCTATGCCATTAAGCAACAAGACTAATAAAACATCTTTTGTAATTCCTAAAACTGCATTGCTAAATTCTACTTTAGGCATCTATGTAATTAAAGTTGAAAACGGGAAAACAGTTTGGATTCCCGTAGCTACGGGCGGCGAAAATGACAGCGCCGTCGCTGTCTTCGGTAATGGCTTAAATGAGAACGATACATTGGTCAAAAACGTGACTGAAGAAGTAAGAAACGGAGCCGAGCTGAAAGGGAAATTATCCGTGCAATAA
- a CDS encoding DUF3307 domain-containing protein produces the protein MITFIKLLLAHLLGDFMLQPNSWVREKERLKARSPKIYFHVLLHGALSFLFIGKLNFWIWALVITLAHCIIDLAKLYFQKERNKRTWFWLDQLLHIIVLIIVSCFWENKPIDFSGLWSGKSILLYTCILLQTTPAAVFVKMMISAWTPSYNNSIETDSLQNAGKYIGILERLFVFIFIIINHWEGVGFLLAAKSVFRFGDLREARDRKLTEYVMIGTFLSFGIAIVTGILFKAIVPYFINA, from the coding sequence ATGATTACGTTCATCAAATTGTTGCTGGCGCATTTATTAGGCGATTTTATGTTGCAACCCAACAGTTGGGTGCGCGAAAAGGAACGCCTAAAAGCCCGAAGCCCGAAAATTTATTTTCACGTTTTACTGCACGGCGCGCTGTCTTTTTTGTTTATCGGAAAATTAAATTTCTGGATTTGGGCGCTCGTCATTACGCTGGCACATTGCATCATTGATTTGGCAAAACTTTATTTTCAAAAAGAAAGAAACAAAAGAACATGGTTTTGGCTCGACCAATTATTACACATTATTGTTCTGATAATTGTAAGTTGTTTTTGGGAAAATAAACCGATTGATTTTTCCGGTTTGTGGAGCGGAAAAAGTATTTTGTTGTACACTTGCATTTTGCTGCAAACCACGCCGGCTGCGGTTTTCGTGAAAATGATGATTTCGGCGTGGACACCTTCGTACAACAATTCCATCGAAACCGATTCGCTGCAAAACGCCGGGAAATACATCGGCATTTTGGAACGATTATTTGTCTTTATTTTTATCATTATCAACCATTGGGAAGGCGTTGGTTTTTTGTTGGCGGCAAAGTCTGTTTTCCGCTTCGGCGATTTAAGGGAAGCCCGCGACCGGAAGCTCACGGAATATGTGATGATTGGCACTTTCCTGAGTTTTGGTATTGCTATCGTTACGGGAATTTTGTTTAAGGCAATTGTTCCGTATTTTATCAATGCTTAA
- the hemC gene encoding hydroxymethylbilane synthase, whose amino-acid sequence MSNVIRIGTRDSKLALWQAETVQSLLKDKNIDSELIPVKSEGDLDLITPLYAMGVEGVFTKTLDAYLLSNKIDVAVHSMKDVPTQLAQGIAQGAVLKRANHKDLFVYKNKAVYEKYFHSNADEQRLLQGVVATGSVRRKAQLLHKFPNLTVENLRGNVQTRMKKLHENNWDAAIFAAAGLERIDERPQTSVEMDWMLPAPAQGAIMIVCRENDKEAFEKINSLNDEQTALCVKIERDFLKTLMGGCSTPISALAEIVDDTMVFKGNILSPDGKQKVETEKEIIASNADELGILAAKELLRNGADEIVKAIKNA is encoded by the coding sequence ATGAGCAATGTGATTCGCATCGGTACGCGCGACAGTAAGCTCGCGCTTTGGCAGGCTGAAACCGTTCAGTCTTTACTCAAAGACAAAAATATAGATTCCGAACTTATCCCCGTCAAAAGTGAAGGCGATTTGGATTTGATAACGCCGTTGTATGCAATGGGTGTAGAAGGCGTATTTACAAAAACATTGGACGCTTATTTGTTGAGCAATAAAATTGACGTTGCCGTTCATTCTATGAAAGATGTGCCTACGCAATTGGCGCAGGGGATTGCACAAGGTGCAGTATTGAAACGCGCAAATCATAAGGATTTATTTGTGTATAAAAATAAAGCCGTTTACGAAAAATATTTTCACTCAAATGCTGATGAACAAAGGCTTTTACAAGGAGTTGTAGCAACAGGTTCTGTAAGAAGAAAAGCGCAATTGTTACACAAATTTCCGAATCTCACGGTTGAAAATTTGCGTGGTAATGTGCAAACGAGAATGAAGAAATTACATGAAAATAATTGGGATGCGGCAATTTTTGCAGCAGCAGGTTTGGAACGAATTGATGAACGTCCGCAAACTTCGGTTGAGATGGATTGGATGTTGCCCGCGCCCGCACAAGGCGCAATCATGATTGTATGCAGGGAAAATGATAAAGAAGCGTTTGAAAAAATCAATTCACTAAATGATGAACAAACGGCTTTGTGTGTAAAAATTGAACGCGATTTTCTCAAAACATTGATGGGCGGATGTTCAACACCGATAAGCGCCTTAGCAGAAATCGTCGATGATACAATGGTTTTCAAAGGCAATATTCTTTCGCCCGACGGAAAACAAAAAGTGGAAACGGAAAAAGAGATAATCGCTTCAAATGCTGATGAATTGGGCATTTTAGCAGCGAAAGAGTTGCTTAGAAATGGCGCAGATGAAATTGTAAAAGCGATAAAGAATGCTTAG